Proteins encoded in a region of the Anabaena sp. PCC 7108 genome:
- a CDS encoding tyrosine-type recombinase/integrase, with the protein MLPPQESDSLAKVNPFQIAAERDLLAELLVGKRNKSTRHEYAKDLNKFFLSVCDQMPTPTLVGQFLQMHRYSAVTLVLRYKAELVDCGLKEATVNRRLAAIKALVNYAYKVGMCDWTLADIKSEKIQPYRDTTGITPEAFRKMLQVPNRETMKGKRDYALLRLLWANALRREEISHCNIEDLDLEVRTLSILGKGKGTQKENIDLHPKTCKALQDWLWERKELDIKQPLFISLRPHYGHRLTGDGIRKIVVKIASVAGISKVVSPHKIRHSSVTAALDASSGDVRSVQKLSRHANLNTLMIYDDNRTKAQGKITALLEDLV; encoded by the coding sequence ATGTTGCCGCCCCAAGAGTCAGATTCACTTGCCAAGGTCAACCCCTTCCAAATTGCCGCTGAACGCGATTTGTTGGCAGAATTGTTGGTGGGCAAGCGCAATAAAAGCACCCGTCATGAATACGCTAAAGATTTAAACAAATTTTTCCTCTCTGTGTGCGACCAGATGCCAACACCAACTTTAGTGGGGCAATTTTTGCAGATGCACAGGTACTCGGCTGTAACTTTGGTTTTGCGGTACAAGGCGGAGTTGGTTGACTGTGGGTTGAAGGAAGCAACTGTTAACCGCCGCTTGGCGGCAATTAAGGCGTTGGTTAACTACGCCTATAAGGTGGGTATGTGTGACTGGACGTTAGCTGATATTAAGAGCGAGAAAATTCAACCTTACCGAGATACGACGGGAATTACTCCCGAAGCATTTAGAAAAATGCTTCAGGTGCCAAACAGGGAAACAATGAAAGGGAAACGGGATTATGCACTGCTGCGGCTGTTGTGGGCCAATGCTCTGCGACGCGAGGAAATTTCTCACTGTAATATTGAAGATTTGGATTTAGAAGTACGGACTTTGAGTATCTTGGGCAAGGGAAAGGGTACTCAGAAGGAAAATATTGACTTGCATCCCAAGACTTGCAAGGCTCTCCAGGATTGGTTGTGGGAGAGGAAGGAATTAGATATCAAGCAACCGTTGTTTATTTCCCTGCGACCTCACTACGGACATCGGCTGACGGGGGATGGAATTCGCAAGATTGTTGTCAAGATTGCTAGTGTGGCGGGGATATCCAAAGTTGTCAGCCCCCATAAAATTAGACACTCATCAGTGACAGCGGCGTTGGATGCTAGTAGTGGGGATGTTAGGAGTGTGCAGAAGTTGAGCCGCCATGCCAATCTGAATACTTTAATGATTTATGATGACAACCGCACTAAAGCCCAGGGGAAAATTACAGCTTTATTGGAGGATTTGGTTTGA